A genomic segment from Desulfurobacterium pacificum encodes:
- the tsaD gene encoding tRNA (adenosine(37)-N6)-threonylcarbamoyltransferase complex transferase subunit TsaD encodes MKVLGIDTSCDDTSIAVYDGEKDRVLSNVVSSQHEFHQPFGGIVPEIAARKHAENIDLVFQESLQIAGIETKDLDLITVTRTPGLLPALLVGLTFGKGLSYCLSLPFKAVHHIEAHIYSPFIEKRKEIPDKFLALVVSGGHTLMFLVEHPFKYTLIGKTLDDAVGEAYDKVAQMLDLGYPGGPVIDNIYKNYFGEYVQLPKPKVEGFNYSFSGLKSAVKRLIEKGYPKEQLAASFQKTAIEYLLGKLKKAIDYYKAEAIAVSGGVSANSLLREELLKLKEKGKKVFIPDIKYTSDNGAMVAFVGYMKYLLEGEDPLTISAAARSILNSN; translated from the coding sequence ATGAAAGTTTTAGGGATAGATACATCCTGCGACGATACGTCAATTGCCGTCTACGACGGAGAGAAAGATAGAGTACTCTCAAACGTAGTTTCTTCTCAGCACGAGTTTCATCAACCATTTGGTGGTATAGTCCCAGAAATTGCTGCAAGAAAACACGCAGAGAACATAGATTTAGTTTTTCAGGAATCACTACAAATTGCAGGTATAGAAACAAAAGATTTAGACCTTATCACTGTAACAAGAACACCGGGACTTCTACCTGCCCTTTTAGTTGGACTAACCTTCGGGAAGGGACTTTCCTACTGCCTTTCCCTTCCCTTTAAAGCAGTTCACCACATAGAAGCACACATCTACTCCCCTTTCATAGAAAAAAGAAAGGAAATACCGGATAAATTCCTCGCCCTCGTCGTAAGCGGAGGGCACACGTTAATGTTTTTAGTAGAACATCCTTTTAAATACACACTTATAGGCAAAACGTTAGACGATGCCGTAGGAGAAGCTTACGACAAAGTAGCTCAAATGTTAGATTTAGGATATCCCGGAGGACCTGTAATAGATAACATTTACAAAAACTATTTCGGCGAATACGTCCAACTTCCGAAACCCAAAGTAGAAGGATTTAATTATAGTTTCAGCGGGCTAAAATCTGCTGTCAAAAGACTTATAGAGAAAGGTTATCCCAAAGAACAGTTGGCAGCATCGTTTCAGAAAACGGCAATAGAATACCTGTTAGGTAAACTCAAGAAAGCCATTGATTACTATAAGGCTGAGGCAATAGCAGTATCTGGAGGAGTCTCAGCAAACTCCCTTTTGAGAGAAGAACTCTTAAAATTAAAAGAAAAAGGTAAAAAAGTTTTTATTCCAGATATCAAATACACGTCCGACAACGGTGCCATGGTCGCATTTGTAGGATACATGAAATACCTGTTAGAAGGAGAAGACCCTCTAACAATCTCTGCAGCAGCTCGCTCTATATTAAATAGCAACTAA
- a CDS encoding DUF3857 domain-containing protein, whose product MKKTKQLLTAILLILLIPLSALAENYGAVILYDHSSVKFFKDGRKIFKEEMAVKITGKRGIKDFGEVVIPFSTEHQKVKILYAYTVTPDGRKIYPSKKAYNVVYPPFVSEAPIYSDLKYQTISMPAVAPGSIIKYAYEVETFKPYMKNEFWTTNYFQGEYPVKEATFTAYIPKGKYFKYKCYNMNKEEATPQIKEEKNFKVLSWKLTNVPPIETEPSMPPIGEIAKKISITSLKSWQQVAKWYSELAKDAIKPDKTIKELVAKLTADKKTKREKIQAIYDFVSQNIRYVGMEFGINGYKPHKASEILKNRYGDCKDHATLLVAMLKAAGIKGYPVLIPTSDKANMDKNLPMPTAFDHEIAAVKLNGKIVYMDTTSDFVPFGYLPPGDQGRNVLMIDVEKEKGYLEETPVAPPSVNVEHFKGNFSLNSSGKLEGTFSFIYKGVYSMFERARLITATKQDIKRHVENLASSISPGFNVVEYHLSDFKNLDIPDITISIKGYDNEYATLTSHFLLAKLPIPSFSRLVSLVAEKKRKYPYVVGYKMSKEIEANIEIPAGYKLYLKPEDFTFKNRVGFMSLKWKIKPQTLNMHLELILNKHVIPAEEYMDLRDLFNTFVKTIRNEVIILKKEQK is encoded by the coding sequence ATGAAAAAAACAAAACAGCTTCTAACCGCTATCCTGCTAATTCTCTTAATTCCCTTATCGGCATTAGCCGAAAACTACGGCGCAGTAATTCTTTACGACCACTCATCAGTAAAGTTCTTCAAAGATGGCAGAAAAATTTTTAAAGAAGAAATGGCAGTAAAAATTACTGGAAAAAGAGGAATCAAAGACTTTGGCGAAGTAGTAATTCCTTTTTCAACAGAACACCAAAAAGTAAAAATCCTCTACGCCTACACCGTAACCCCAGACGGCAGAAAAATCTACCCAAGTAAAAAAGCCTATAACGTAGTCTATCCACCGTTCGTATCTGAAGCTCCTATATACTCAGACTTAAAGTACCAAACAATCTCAATGCCAGCAGTTGCTCCCGGTTCAATCATTAAATACGCTTACGAAGTTGAAACCTTCAAGCCTTACATGAAAAACGAATTCTGGACTACAAATTACTTTCAGGGAGAATATCCCGTTAAAGAAGCAACATTTACAGCCTACATACCAAAAGGAAAATACTTCAAATACAAGTGTTACAACATGAATAAAGAAGAAGCCACACCACAAATAAAAGAAGAAAAGAACTTCAAAGTACTTTCCTGGAAACTTACCAACGTTCCGCCAATAGAAACTGAACCCTCAATGCCACCAATAGGAGAAATAGCCAAAAAGATTTCTATAACATCTCTTAAAAGCTGGCAGCAAGTTGCAAAGTGGTATTCAGAACTTGCAAAAGATGCCATAAAACCGGATAAAACAATTAAAGAATTAGTAGCAAAATTAACAGCAGATAAGAAAACGAAAAGAGAAAAGATACAAGCTATCTACGACTTCGTTTCCCAGAATATCAGATACGTAGGAATGGAATTCGGAATCAACGGCTATAAACCACACAAAGCTTCCGAAATATTAAAGAACAGATACGGAGATTGTAAAGACCACGCAACACTTTTAGTTGCAATGCTTAAAGCAGCAGGAATTAAAGGTTATCCCGTATTAATACCAACGTCAGACAAGGCAAATATGGATAAAAACCTACCAATGCCCACCGCTTTTGACCACGAAATAGCGGCAGTTAAACTAAATGGAAAAATAGTTTATATGGATACCACTTCCGATTTCGTTCCGTTCGGATATTTACCTCCTGGAGACCAGGGAAGAAACGTTTTAATGATTGACGTTGAAAAAGAGAAAGGTTATTTGGAAGAAACCCCCGTTGCACCGCCTTCAGTAAACGTAGAACATTTTAAAGGAAACTTCTCTTTAAACTCCTCCGGGAAATTAGAAGGCACCTTTTCTTTCATATACAAAGGCGTTTACAGTATGTTTGAAAGAGCAAGACTCATAACAGCAACAAAGCAGGACATAAAAAGGCACGTTGAAAACTTGGCTTCCTCAATTTCTCCAGGATTTAATGTAGTGGAGTATCATCTTTCCGATTTCAAAAACCTTGACATTCCCGATATAACAATTTCCATAAAAGGTTACGATAACGAATACGCAACGTTAACCTCTCATTTTCTACTTGCCAAACTACCCATTCCTTCATTTTCTCGTTTAGTATCCTTAGTTGCAGAAAAGAAGAGAAAATACCCCTACGTTGTTGGTTACAAAATGTCTAAAGAGATAGAAGCTAACATTGAAATTCCAGCAGGATACAAGCTTTACCTAAAACCTGAAGATTTCACGTTCAAAAACAGAGTAGGATTTATGAGTTTGAAATGGAAAATCAAACCGCAAACCCTAAACATGCACTTAGAGCTAATTCTCAACAAGCACGTAATTCCCGCTGAAGAATACATGGATTTAAGAGACCTTTTCAACACGTTTGTAAAAACTATTAGAAACGAAGTCATTATCCTGAAGAAGGAGCAAAAATGA
- a CDS encoding DsrE family protein, with protein sequence MKLAVVVGTNEVKRMRSALKFVNAAVTDSEVKLFILGECFKDKILDVEELHLKEAIESFLERGGKIYTCGTCIVVKKFIKDGEEGVCPLSTMEDLYEIIKWADKVIYF encoded by the coding sequence ATGAAATTGGCAGTTGTTGTGGGAACTAATGAAGTAAAAAGAATGCGCAGCGCTCTTAAATTTGTTAATGCAGCTGTAACTGATAGTGAGGTAAAACTATTTATTTTAGGGGAGTGTTTTAAGGATAAAATTCTTGATGTGGAGGAGCTTCACTTAAAGGAAGCGATAGAGAGTTTTCTGGAAAGAGGAGGAAAGATATATACCTGTGGTACGTGCATAGTTGTTAAAAAATTTATTAAAGACGGGGAGGAGGGAGTTTGTCCTCTTTCTACGATGGAAGATTTATACGAAATAATCAAATGGGCTGATAAGGTTATTTATTTTTAA
- a CDS encoding ABC transporter ATP-binding protein: protein MALIKLENVRKVFKQGELETEVLKGITLEIERGEFVAIMGPSGSGKSTLMYILGCLDKPTSGKYYLDGKDVLRMTDDELSRLRSRYIGFIFQAFYLIPYLSVIDNVLLPTEYLDSKTKKELFRGVSPKERAIQLLERLGMKERMDYKPEQLSGGQKQRTAIARALMNSPEIILADEPTGQLDSASGKAVMETFKELNEEGKTVIVVTHDPNVASYAKRVIEIVDGKVKV, encoded by the coding sequence ATGGCTTTAATTAAACTTGAAAACGTTAGGAAGGTTTTTAAGCAGGGAGAGCTTGAAACAGAAGTGCTTAAAGGGATAACTCTTGAGATAGAAAGAGGTGAGTTTGTAGCTATAATGGGACCTTCGGGTTCTGGAAAGTCAACGCTGATGTATATTTTGGGTTGTCTTGATAAGCCTACTTCTGGAAAGTACTACCTTGATGGTAAGGATGTTCTCAGAATGACTGATGATGAACTTTCAAGGTTAAGAAGTAGGTACATAGGCTTTATTTTTCAGGCTTTTTATTTAATTCCTTATTTGAGCGTTATAGATAACGTTCTTCTTCCTACTGAATATCTTGATTCTAAAACTAAAAAGGAACTTTTTAGGGGAGTTTCGCCGAAAGAAAGAGCCATTCAGCTTCTTGAAAGACTCGGCATGAAAGAAAGAATGGATTACAAACCGGAGCAACTTTCAGGAGGTCAGAAGCAGAGAACTGCTATTGCAAGAGCTTTGATGAATTCTCCGGAAATTATTCTCGCTGATGAGCCTACGGGGCAGCTTGATAGTGCTTCAGGAAAGGCTGTTATGGAGACGTTTAAGGAGTTAAATGAGGAAGGAAAAACAGTGATAGTTGTTACTCATGACCCAAATGTGGCTTCTTACGCTAAAAGGGTTATAGAAATTGTTGATGGAAAAGTGAAGGTATGA
- a CDS encoding ABC transporter permease, giving the protein MSGIFLKDLLASLIHGKLRTVFAVLGIVFGVSSLVLIVSAIKGSTLQARKVIERLGPDSVLIVSGAIGKGPRGRTRNLSLDDVRDISKLEGIYALTYGIVKPMMISNTKTSKFSAVFGVGKNWLKSWDYRVEMGRGFSPDDFKNMKKVAVVGHDVSDFLYPNENPIGKIVLIGKVPFRIIGVYKKKGKTPNGHNLDNRVFISYDLFDRVVDKTYGKVSVIRFRVVDINRYQQILKETKQILLKRHRKDEFTIITPVVVKKFLSMMSATFALFLGIASTTALVVGGFVLSSIFYINVKVREWEIGLRRALGATKRAVLWRILSESIVIAIISVILGTFVGFASVKYVLPALKIPVVYPVEAFFIAAFFSLLVCMLAAYFPSKKAAELDPITSLRRKV; this is encoded by the coding sequence ATGAGCGGGATTTTTCTGAAAGACCTTTTAGCTTCTCTTATACACGGTAAATTGAGGACGGTTTTTGCTGTTTTAGGAATAGTATTTGGGGTTTCTTCGTTAGTTTTAATCGTTTCGGCGATTAAGGGAAGTACTCTTCAGGCGAGGAAGGTTATAGAGAGGCTTGGTCCCGATTCTGTTTTAATAGTTTCTGGGGCTATAGGGAAAGGTCCGAGAGGGAGAACGAGAAATCTTTCTCTTGATGATGTGAGAGATATTTCTAAGCTTGAAGGTATATATGCTTTGACTTACGGCATTGTAAAGCCAATGATGATTTCCAATACTAAAACGTCTAAGTTTTCTGCTGTTTTTGGAGTAGGAAAAAATTGGCTGAAATCGTGGGATTATAGGGTGGAGATGGGGAGGGGATTTTCTCCTGATGACTTTAAAAATATGAAGAAAGTTGCCGTTGTCGGTCACGATGTTAGTGATTTTCTCTATCCTAACGAAAATCCTATAGGGAAAATAGTTCTTATAGGAAAAGTTCCTTTTAGAATTATAGGGGTTTACAAGAAGAAAGGAAAAACGCCGAACGGTCATAATTTAGATAATAGAGTTTTTATATCCTATGACTTGTTTGACAGAGTGGTAGATAAAACCTACGGAAAGGTTTCTGTTATCAGGTTTAGAGTTGTTGATATTAACCGTTATCAGCAAATTCTTAAAGAGACTAAGCAGATACTTTTGAAGAGACATAGAAAGGATGAGTTTACGATAATTACGCCGGTTGTGGTTAAGAAATTTCTCTCTATGATGTCGGCTACTTTTGCCTTGTTTTTGGGGATAGCTTCTACAACAGCTTTGGTTGTTGGTGGATTCGTTCTTTCTTCAATCTTTTATATAAACGTTAAAGTTAGAGAGTGGGAAATAGGTTTGAGGAGGGCTTTGGGGGCTACTAAAAGGGCGGTTTTGTGGAGGATTTTGTCAGAAAGTATAGTGATTGCCATTATTTCGGTGATTTTGGGTACTTTTGTGGGTTTTGCTTCTGTAAAGTATGTTTTGCCAGCCCTTAAAATTCCTGTTGTTTATCCTGTAGAGGCGTTTTTTATTGCAGCTTTCTTTTCTCTTCTTGTATGTATGCTGGCAGCGTATTTTCCATCCAAGAAGGCAGCGGAGCTTGACCCTATAACTTCTTTGAGGAGAAAGGTTTAA
- a CDS encoding ABC transporter permease, which yields MNVNALFSYFRENKKRMVLSVIGVAIGVFALTLMTGITGAMKRSISKALGSMGANLIVVIPGEVKNFGGRTLQLSFYPTLTLKDAKAIKEKCPSVRDVAPYKLVNPNVHYGGKSISSDVVGTTPSYEIVTDFHPFCGRFITQDDVENISQVAVIGYEVAKELYGETCPVGKTVYLYNAPYKIVGVMEKRGTDLSGEDLDTRIFIPITSAVKRISNVDYIDGIYVLSVSPSMVRETIKEVKTLLLKRHGKKDFTVDRYEDVVNTKKQALAIFSKLSIIVATISFGVGALGILAVMTLSVYERLIEIGVRRAFGASKKHILVQFLIESIILSFSGAIPGIALAILLVLLVSKVAGWVAYIPIDGAVISFSLSLVIGLVAGVYPALRATSFDPKEILKEE from the coding sequence ATGAACGTTAATGCCCTTTTCTCCTACTTTAGGGAGAACAAGAAAAGAATGGTTCTTTCCGTTATAGGAGTTGCTATTGGTGTTTTTGCCTTAACGCTGATGACCGGCATAACAGGAGCAATGAAGAGAAGTATATCTAAGGCGTTGGGGAGTATGGGGGCTAACCTGATAGTTGTTATACCAGGAGAGGTAAAAAATTTTGGAGGTAGAACGTTACAGTTATCCTTTTATCCGACTCTTACGTTGAAAGATGCGAAAGCAATAAAAGAAAAATGTCCATCGGTCAGGGACGTTGCGCCGTATAAATTGGTTAATCCTAATGTTCATTATGGGGGAAAGTCTATCTCTTCTGATGTTGTAGGAACTACGCCGTCTTATGAGATAGTTACCGACTTTCATCCTTTTTGTGGAAGATTTATAACGCAAGATGATGTGGAAAATATTTCTCAGGTTGCAGTAATCGGTTATGAAGTTGCTAAAGAGCTTTATGGGGAAACGTGTCCGGTAGGAAAGACGGTTTATCTCTACAATGCTCCTTATAAAATTGTAGGAGTGATGGAAAAGAGAGGAACGGACTTAAGCGGAGAAGACTTGGATACGAGGATTTTTATTCCTATAACTTCTGCTGTTAAAAGGATTTCAAACGTTGACTATATTGATGGAATTTACGTTCTTTCTGTTTCTCCTTCTATGGTGAGAGAAACTATAAAAGAGGTTAAGACGCTTTTGCTAAAAAGGCACGGAAAGAAAGATTTTACAGTTGATAGATACGAGGATGTTGTTAATACAAAAAAACAGGCATTGGCTATATTTTCTAAGCTTTCAATAATTGTAGCCACTATATCTTTTGGTGTTGGTGCTTTAGGAATATTGGCTGTAATGACGCTTTCTGTTTACGAGAGGCTTATAGAAATAGGTGTAAGGAGGGCTTTTGGAGCTTCAAAGAAGCATATTCTTGTTCAATTTCTAATTGAGTCAATCATTCTCTCTTTTTCGGGTGCTATTCCTGGAATAGCTTTAGCTATTTTACTGGTTTTGCTGGTTTCTAAAGTAGCAGGTTGGGTTGCTTATATTCCTATTGATGGTGCAGTAATTTCTTTTTCGCTGTCGTTGGTTATCGGTTTAGTGGCTGGAGTTTATCCGGCTTTGAGAGCTACATCTTTTGACCCGAAGGAGATTTTGAAGGAAGAGTAG
- the uvrC gene encoding excinuclease ABC subunit UvrC has translation MKMRDKLELVPDAPGVYLFKDVKGNVIYVGKAKSLKNRLTNHFNATNPNDKSYRIVKTAADFEYIVVKSEREALILEAELIKKYLPKFNVLLKDDKSYPYILITDEKYPTVKIVRKKNETSGKRFGPFIPAKNARHVKEVIHKVFKIRKCKELVKRDKPCLQYYIDRCTAPCAGYVSAKDYALQVKGALSFLSGNVKSYINELYKSIEKAAENLEFERAAILRDQLLSLKDIYERGSAFFNDYPNCDVFYLEEKNGLFTGIKLTVRNGIVYGKETFTFDPIDVWDENLLKELFALKEAKLNCNVVGSIWLKNTYEEPPSHPVLSNFSSLLPYLKTEPIPEGIESFIKKNKATTPRISFKLNELKREYEKVFLDSFPERVEVFDISTLQGTGTVGSCIVWENGKFVKNDYRRYKVKTVKGVNDYASLEEVLTRRFKRIKKGEVKKPSLALIDGGIGQLNVALKVRDSLGLDFRVFSIAKKEEIVYTDDGEVVETKKYPHLYRFFTNLRDEAHRFAVTFNRKVREKLMLTSIFDDIKGLGVKRRKILEKFYPNPKEIANATVEELKSIGIPKNVAEQVIERAKKLLD, from the coding sequence ATGAAAATGAGAGATAAGCTTGAATTAGTCCCCGACGCTCCAGGCGTTTACCTGTTTAAAGACGTCAAAGGAAACGTTATATATGTAGGCAAAGCGAAGTCTTTAAAAAACCGCCTGACCAATCACTTTAACGCCACAAATCCTAACGATAAAAGTTACAGAATCGTAAAAACTGCCGCAGACTTTGAATACATAGTGGTAAAAAGTGAAAGAGAAGCACTGATATTAGAGGCTGAACTAATCAAAAAGTATCTACCCAAGTTTAACGTCCTTTTAAAAGACGACAAAAGCTATCCTTATATTCTAATAACGGACGAAAAATATCCAACAGTTAAAATAGTGAGGAAAAAAAACGAAACCTCTGGCAAAAGGTTCGGACCTTTTATCCCCGCAAAAAACGCAAGGCACGTTAAGGAAGTTATACACAAGGTATTTAAGATTAGAAAGTGCAAGGAATTGGTTAAAAGAGATAAACCCTGCCTTCAGTACTACATAGACAGATGTACCGCTCCGTGTGCAGGATACGTTTCGGCTAAAGATTACGCGCTTCAGGTAAAAGGTGCTCTCTCTTTTCTTTCTGGCAACGTTAAAAGTTACATAAATGAACTGTACAAAAGTATTGAAAAAGCAGCCGAAAATTTAGAGTTTGAAAGGGCTGCCATTTTACGCGACCAGTTGCTTTCATTAAAGGACATCTACGAAAGAGGAAGCGCATTTTTTAACGATTATCCTAATTGTGATGTATTTTACTTAGAAGAAAAAAACGGTCTCTTCACAGGAATTAAGTTAACCGTTAGAAACGGCATAGTTTACGGAAAAGAAACCTTTACTTTTGACCCCATTGATGTATGGGATGAAAATCTCTTAAAAGAGTTATTCGCTCTTAAAGAGGCAAAGTTAAACTGTAACGTTGTAGGAAGCATTTGGCTAAAAAACACATATGAGGAACCGCCTTCCCATCCAGTCCTCTCAAACTTCTCCTCGCTACTTCCTTACCTTAAAACAGAACCAATCCCAGAGGGAATAGAATCTTTCATAAAAAAGAACAAAGCCACTACTCCAAGAATCTCTTTCAAGTTAAACGAACTAAAACGGGAATACGAAAAAGTTTTTTTAGACTCCTTTCCTGAAAGAGTAGAAGTTTTTGACATATCCACGCTTCAAGGCACAGGAACAGTAGGCTCTTGCATAGTTTGGGAAAACGGAAAGTTCGTCAAAAACGACTACCGCAGATACAAAGTAAAAACAGTAAAAGGCGTTAACGACTACGCTTCATTAGAAGAAGTTTTAACCCGTAGATTTAAAAGAATAAAAAAAGGAGAAGTGAAAAAACCTTCTTTAGCTCTCATCGATGGTGGTATAGGACAGCTCAACGTTGCATTGAAAGTAAGAGATTCTCTAGGGCTTGACTTCAGAGTTTTTTCCATAGCCAAAAAAGAAGAAATCGTTTACACAGACGACGGAGAAGTTGTAGAAACTAAGAAATATCCCCACCTTTACAGATTTTTCACGAATCTTCGCGACGAAGCCCACAGATTTGCTGTAACTTTCAACAGAAAAGTCAGAGAAAAACTAATGCTCACAAGCATTTTTGACGATATCAAAGGATTAGGCGTAAAACGCAGGAAAATCCTTGAAAAGTTCTACCCTAACCCCAAAGAAATAGCCAACGCCACAGTAGAAGAACTGAAAAGCATTGGAATACCCAAAAATGTTGCAGAACAAGTAATTGAGAGAGCAAAGAAACTATTAGATTAA
- a CDS encoding 6-carboxytetrahydropterin synthase codes for MYEISKSFEFSAAHSVHSQKLDKRWAKNTYPKCRRLPGHGHNYKLTVYLSSENLDNAQMVTDFGHLWWLKEFIDNFVDHKLILGADDPALKLFLNKLGILKEDTLSLPEEIKSAEVKVAFVDENFKLNVEDFKKVNFKELKRLNYFTFFTVKTKDNSIIEDFYARILEGLAFINCSPTSENLARFFYFFVRENVKPLNVKCQKVAIQETPTSNAVFYENER; via the coding sequence ATGTATGAAATTTCAAAGTCTTTTGAGTTCTCCGCAGCTCACTCTGTTCACTCTCAAAAGTTAGATAAAAGGTGGGCTAAAAACACATATCCCAAGTGTAGAAGACTTCCCGGCCACGGGCACAACTACAAACTAACAGTCTATTTAAGTTCGGAAAATTTAGATAACGCTCAGATGGTTACAGACTTCGGTCACTTATGGTGGCTGAAGGAGTTTATAGATAACTTCGTTGACCACAAACTTATTTTAGGAGCAGACGACCCAGCGCTTAAACTGTTCTTAAACAAGTTAGGCATTTTAAAGGAAGACACTCTTTCCCTACCTGAAGAGATTAAATCAGCAGAAGTTAAAGTAGCTTTCGTTGACGAAAATTTCAAGTTAAACGTTGAAGACTTTAAAAAGGTTAACTTCAAAGAGCTAAAAAGACTAAATTACTTCACTTTCTTCACAGTTAAAACAAAAGACAACTCTATCATTGAAGATTTCTACGCAAGAATTTTAGAAGGTCTAGCCTTTATAAACTGCTCCCCAACGAGCGAAAATTTAGCAAGGTTTTTCTACTTCTTCGTTAGAGAAAACGTTAAACCTTTAAACGTAAAGTGCCAAAAAGTAGCGATACAGGAAACTCCAACTTCTAACGCAGTTTTTTATGAAAATGAGAGATAA
- the rsmD gene encoding 16S rRNA (guanine(966)-N(2))-methyltransferase RsmD → MRIIGGKLKGKRIKTLPKRDDTKLLRPTTDRVKESVFSILNNYLEGTTFLDLFAGSGNVGIEALSRGAGKVIFVENDKRFCNLIKENLKKLGIEKDRYEVICDDYVKALKKLAKRGMVFDFIYADPPYEKGFYTRIVNMVKNLGLLDRDGLLILEEPKKHPFLPEDEKWIVERRGYGTTLVTFVNFHPEEEENV, encoded by the coding sequence ATGAGAATTATAGGTGGAAAACTTAAAGGTAAAAGGATAAAAACGCTACCAAAAAGAGACGACACAAAACTTTTAAGACCAACAACTGACAGAGTTAAAGAATCTGTATTTTCCATACTGAACAATTACCTTGAAGGAACAACGTTTTTAGACCTTTTTGCAGGAAGCGGAAATGTCGGTATAGAAGCTCTCAGCAGAGGTGCCGGTAAAGTAATTTTTGTAGAAAACGATAAAAGATTCTGCAACCTGATAAAAGAAAACCTTAAAAAGTTAGGCATTGAAAAAGATAGATATGAAGTAATCTGTGATGACTACGTTAAAGCTCTCAAAAAGCTGGCAAAAAGGGGAATGGTATTTGATTTTATATACGCAGACCCACCTTACGAAAAGGGGTTTTACACACGCATAGTAAATATGGTTAAAAACCTTGGACTTCTTGATAGGGACGGACTGCTGATTTTAGAAGAACCGAAAAAACACCCGTTTTTACCAGAAGATGAAAAGTGGATAGTAGAAAGGCGGGGCTACGGAACTACGCTCGTAACATTCGTAAACTTTCATCCAGAAGAGGAAGAAAATGTATGA
- a CDS encoding LolA family protein, with product MLKKFLVIFFLLFFTVPARANFEEFVKSIENIRSAVVKFRQITKIPVAGDEVSLYEGVIYYKKPLKFRWQYIEGSEIYIISNGKFVETVFPDDGDCQLFRLTKESDLFPLISLFENPEVFRKYYKVIAKGDVAVAEPKFKGSFFKRIVFYFNGKKLLKIKVVQEDGTEETYLITAFKKNIPLKDNLFKLKRCS from the coding sequence ATGCTGAAAAAGTTTTTAGTGATTTTCTTTTTGCTGTTTTTTACTGTTCCTGCTCGTGCGAATTTTGAGGAGTTTGTTAAGTCTATTGAAAACATTAGGAGCGCTGTTGTTAAATTCAGGCAGATTACGAAAATTCCCGTTGCCGGCGACGAAGTATCTCTTTATGAAGGAGTTATTTATTACAAAAAGCCTTTAAAGTTTCGCTGGCAATATATTGAAGGGAGCGAAATCTACATTATTTCTAACGGAAAATTTGTGGAAACTGTTTTTCCCGACGATGGCGATTGTCAGTTGTTTAGGTTGACGAAAGAAAGTGACCTATTTCCGCTTATATCTCTATTTGAGAACCCTGAAGTGTTTCGTAAATACTATAAAGTTATAGCTAAGGGAGATGTTGCAGTTGCAGAGCCAAAGTTTAAAGGTTCTTTTTTCAAAAGGATAGTTTTTTACTTTAACGGCAAAAAACTTTTGAAAATTAAAGTCGTGCAGGAGGACGGCACGGAGGAAACTTACCTAATTACGGCATTTAAGAAAAACATTCCTTTAAAGGACAACCTGTTTAAGTTAAAAAGGTGCAGTTGA